GTTACCTCGCATTAAGGTCACTTCTGCCGTATGCATCGCAACGTCAGTACCGGTACCCATTGCAATACCAATATCGGCAGCAGCTAATGCTGGCGCGTCATTAACACCATCTCCAACCATCGCAACTTTACCGTAGCTTTTTTGCATTTGATAAATTTTATCTGCTTTATCTTGCGGCAATACCTGTGCCACAACTTCATCAATCGCAAGCGACTGGGCAACCGTATTCGCCGCGCTTTCACTGTCCCCGGTTAGCATAACCGTTTTAACACCTAAGCTGTGCAACGCTTCAATTGCAGGCTTAGCTTGCTCTTTTACTGTGTCAGAAAAACCTAACAATGCTAAAATCTTAATACTATTATCCGTTTTCTCTGCAAGCCATGATAAGGTATAGCCTTTATCTTGTAACTTACTAATGCTCTTTTGCCACTTACTAAAGTCAGCGTTTAACGAAATCAACCAGCGAGCACTACCTAAAATATAGCAATGGTTATTAACCGCCGCGGTAATTCCAGAGCCAGCAACATTAACTAGGTTTTGTGCATAACTATATTGCAGATTGAGAGTGTTGGCTTTATTCAATACCGCACTAGCGAGCGGATGTTCGCTGCCCAATTGCATTGATGCCGCTATTGCTAATAACTTGTGCTCATCTATTTCTGCCTGTGTTTCAAACACCACTAACTCTGGTTTACCAATAGTCAGTGTACCTGTTTTATCAAATGCGACGGCTTTAATACTATGCATGGTTTCTAGTGCTTGTGCGTCTTTAATCAAAATACCGTGACGAGCAGCAGCACCCGTTCCAACCATAATCGAGGTCGGCGTTGCCAGCCCAAGCGCACATGGGCAGGCAATCACTAATACCGCTACGGCATTAAGTAGCGCCTGCTGCCAATCATGACTAAAAATCCCCCAAGCGAGTAATGTCATAAAAGCAATCAGTAAAATTATCGGTACAAAGATAGCACTAATACGGTCAACTACCCTTTGAATAGGGGCTTTTTTAGCTTGTGCGGATTCAACCATGTGAATAATTTTAGCCAACATCGATTCGGCTTGAACTGCGGTAACCTTTACACGCAATAGTCCTTCACCATTAATTGCCCCCCCAGTGACAATGTCGCCAATGTCCTTACTGACAGGTAAACTTTCACCAGTTATCATTGATTCATCACTACTTGAAATACCCTCAACGATTACACCATCAACAGGAATTCGTTCGCTAGGTTTAATGATCACGATATCGTCAATATTTACTTGTTCAACCGGCAACGTTAATTCTTTCCCTTCGCGCCAGACCCTTGCGGTATTAGGGCGTAATGCACTAAGAGCCTCGATTGCCTGAGTTGTTTGATGCTTTGCTCTTGCCTCTAACCATTTACCAAATAAAATTAAGGTAATGATCACGGCAGAAGATTCAAAATAAAGATGTGGCATATGAGCGCTATGCCAATGTAAAACCAACTGATAAAGTGATAATCCATAAGCCGCCGTTGTCCCGATTGCCACTAATAGATCCATGTTACCAGCAAATGCTTTTACTGCTTTCCAGGCACTACGATAGAATCGTGCTCCCAAAATAAACTGGACCGGTGTAGCTAAAATTAACTGCGTCCAAGCAGGTAGCATCCAATGTAGACCAAATGGCTCTAATAACATGGGTAACATCAACGGTAACGAGAGCAATACAGCAATAATTACGGGCCATAATGATGGCTGCCTCGGTTTGATAATTTGCATTTTTTTATCATCAAAGAACGCTGCTTTATAGCCCGCATCCTCGACGGCTCGAATTAAGGCGGCAATATTAAGATGAGCACCTATAACCGTTGCTTTTTCTGTTGCTAAATTAACTTGCGCTGTTTTAACCCCGCTCACTCTGCTTAATGCTTTTTCCACTCGGTTAACACAAGATG
The genomic region above belongs to Orbaceae bacterium lpD02 and contains:
- a CDS encoding heavy metal translocating P-type ATPase, with protein sequence MAEYQFIIEGMSCASCVSRVEKALNKIDGVVDATVNLATEKALVQSSHDINIDILLKAIDDSGYHAIAIPSIDKDEQQIILSIGDMSCASCVNRVEKALSRVSGVKTAQVNLATEKATVIGAHLNIAALIRAVEDAGYKAAFFDDKKMQIIKPRQPSLWPVIIAVLLSLPLMLPMLLEPFGLHWMLPAWTQLILATPVQFILGARFYRSAWKAVKAFAGNMDLLVAIGTTAAYGLSLYQLVLHWHSAHMPHLYFESSAVIITLILFGKWLEARAKHQTTQAIEALSALRPNTARVWREGKELTLPVEQVNIDDIVIIKPSERIPVDGVIVEGISSSDESMITGESLPVSKDIGDIVTGGAINGEGLLRVKVTAVQAESMLAKIIHMVESAQAKKAPIQRVVDRISAIFVPIILLIAFMTLLAWGIFSHDWQQALLNAVAVLVIACPCALGLATPTSIMVGTGAAARHGILIKDAQALETMHSIKAVAFDKTGTLTIGKPELVVFETQAEIDEHKLLAIAASMQLGSEHPLASAVLNKANTLNLQYSYAQNLVNVAGSGITAAVNNHCYILGSARWLISLNADFSKWQKSISKLQDKGYTLSWLAEKTDNSIKILALLGFSDTVKEQAKPAIEALHSLGVKTVMLTGDSESAANTVAQSLAIDEVVAQVLPQDKADKIYQMQKSYGKVAMVGDGVNDAPALAAADIGIAMGTGTDVAMHTAEVTLMRGNPLLIADAIDISRKTYSKIKQNLFWAFFYNLIGVPLAAFGLLNPIIAGAAMALSSVSVVTNSLLLRRWKPKG